In Lytechinus variegatus isolate NC3 chromosome 13, Lvar_3.0, whole genome shotgun sequence, the DNA window GCAAAACAGAAAATTGCAAAATAGCACCGGAGGAAAACACGTCCATTTTccattcaaagattttttttaaaaatctttattgCAGATACAGTCCCATGAAATCAACCATTCAGTTTTATAAAACAAGCACAATCTTCCCAATTAGACAAATCCTTGACATGTCTATATAGTTACGCTTCTTGGAATATTTCAACGGACTTTTAATCGATGGCCATATTCAACTGGATTTCTAAACTTCCATCTTGTATCATTTTGATTGTCCTTCAAGCACAATTAACCGCCGTTTAATTAACCACATTTTAGAAAGTAGAGCAAgcattgatatacatgtagtgtataTGCTTTTATTAGACAAATATGATTCTTATTAACTATAGCTAAGATAGTAAAGGGTGGAAAATTGCAAGGGAATCCATATTTTTGCTTCAGCAGTTCTATCAATTCGGGTATTTTGGATGCAAACGTACGTGccaacattatttttaaatattgaataGTCTACAGGGGTctcgaaacttttttttttaagtacggGGGTGCTGAACATGCaaaatacgtttttttttttcgtaagaCGTATTACACATTGATTAAACGACCTCCCCCGGTTCCGCCGCGGCCCTTCATGTCTAGCAGAACTAtggaaacaaaaaaaggaagagaaggaggtCGGCAGAATaggtaatttatttttttttttgcatgtgctTTTTGCTACGCCGTACACATATTtctttgattgaaaaaaaaaacacttggcGATATCGAAACTATGACCTGTAAGGATTCGATGTCACTATCTGGAATCTtggtgaaatgaaaatgatttttcaacCCCAAGAGACGGGGAGAGCCGTGCCAAGACTAGAGTTCCAAGTCTGTGAAGAAGATTCTTACTCCCATGGTGATCTGTAAAATTATGCACAGTCAAGCACTTTCAATTACAGACAACAAGCCAAACAAATCGAAGATGGTGTCTTTAAATCGGGCTCAAAATTAGATCAAAGTAAAAAGCGAAACGGGGTTTACGATGCTGAAGAAAGCTGCCTCAGATATACACCCACTGACAGCGCCGTAGTGAGCCACGCCCAACGATTGTTGCTATAGTGACGGGACACCCCCATCGACTCCATGGTGTTATAAGCCACCGCTCTCCCAGTGTATTTGTTGCAGAAGTTATCCCGACAGCACGCTTTGCAGTTGCCCGAATGGGCGAGTTCACGGCAAGTGGACTCCTCGGTGCAGTCGAACTGTCGTGTGCAGTCACGCTTGGTGTAGACATGGACTCCAGCCGCCATCATAACTTCCGtctgaaaaggggaaaaaagaaatatattataaGCAACGATCATTCCAAAAAGGTAAGGTAAAGCCTCCTGTTCCGTCAAATAATTAAGAGAATGAATACAGtgttatgatatattttttacggTAAACATCATATATgcagtcctgaaaaggactgttgcTATTCTTTCTTGATTGTATGTTAGCTCTGAAATTAATACAGTGTTCTTATTATATCTCGTATGTTTACTTTTCCTCAAATGCTCCTCAAATTGCACGGGTTTATTTTTTACTACTGTACTAATAGAATATTGccagatgccaatgatgtcaAATAAATTCAGTTAAATTCACAAATTTGACAGCAGATAATGATGGAGAAAATGAAGCAgacgacgaagaagaagaataagagaagaagagaagaagaagaagaagagaagaagaagaggaagaagacgacgaagaagaagaagacgaagaagaaggagaagaagtaggcctggggcctgttgcagaaagagttgcgtttaaacgcaagtcaaaaaatcaaacgcaactcccaaatgcgcgctgttgattggttgaaaatcaagttgcgcatgatttttagagttgcaatcgattgcaactctttctgcaacgggctccaggattaataagccagttcgtagttcct includes these proteins:
- the LOC121426172 gene encoding uncharacterized protein LOC121426172; this encodes MIFGGHLTLVLIVFLGLFDYSICFKCFRCMSMLSPNSTCDLSPIDLVAIECDTYCFTEVMMAAGVHVYTKRDCTRQFDCTEESTCRELAHSGNCKACCRDNFCNKYTGRAVAYNTMESMGVSRHYSNNRWAWLTTALSVGVYLRQLSSAS